In Dehalococcoidia bacterium, the genomic window GTGATGGCCGGCCCTACACGGTGCCAGTCTGGTGGCTGTGGGATGAGCAAGAGGGCGTCTTCTGGCTCACGGGCACTTACTCGCGCGTCTGGTGCAAACAGCTCAAGCGCGACGGGCGGATCTCCCTCTGCATCCAGGGCGCCGTGCCCGATGGCGTCCACGGCCACGTCGAGGCTGATGGCGTCGCCGAGCCTCGCGAGCTGCCGGATTTCGACATCTGGCCCATCTCCAAACGCCTAGCCGTCAAGTATGTTGGCCGC contains:
- a CDS encoding pyridoxamine 5'-phosphate oxidase family protein; its protein translation is MPRMKPEDVKEFLKQPLVGVIATLRRDGRPYTVPVWWLWDEQEGVFWLTGTYSRVWCKQLKRDGRISLCIQGAVPDGVHGHVEADGVAEPRELPDFDIWPISKRLAVKYVGRGDPDSPRVQSFFDNMRTEPRLLFRITPQVWRAIDMRVYQGKRGDREYQARVRAGD